Genomic window (Methanocella sp.):
TATCATCGATCTCTACGTTGTTGTACTTCATTATACTCCTCCCTTAGTGAAAAGTTAAAGACTATTGGATTTGAGATTATATTAGGATATCGGTTTCAGGGCGGCGCTTTTTGATGCTTACGCCAGTCATCTTATGGTAAATGATGGTTTTATATCTTTTAGATTATAATGCCATTCGAATAGTACAATATGTGAAAAGTTATGATAATTTTGTTGTGTTGAATTACTCCCGTATTTTAAGCTTTTTAAGGGCACGGAGGGCACTATTTTCACCACAAAGGCACGATGGCACGGAGACTCACAAAGTTTTCCTTTTAAATTAAGTTACAAAGTACACAAAGCCGGTTCATTGGCTGTCAGGGTACGAAGGATACAAGGGCATCGTGGAATGAACAAGAGCACTTTTTGCCCCTGTGCCTTCATATCCTTTGTATCTTATAAGTTCAAAAAGCGGCTCTGTGTCCTTTGTCTCTTAATTATAAAAAAGACTTTGTGAGCCTCCGTGCTCTTCGTGCCTTTGTGGTGAAAAATAGTGCCTCCGTACACTCCGAGACTTAAAAGGGCATATTCAACACAGCAATTTTTTCTCAAGATTTTCGATTAATTCTTCTCCATTTTTCACAGTCAGTCCCCCGTTATCCCTGATCTTTTGGACCATAGCGGTCGCGCTTCCGTTCGTAAAGTCATTAATATCGTTCTTCTCGACCATGATCACAGGCCTGCCGGAAGCGAGGGCGGCTTCGAGGTTCTTCAGGTTGCCCCAGCCGAACGGCACATCCGAGATCACGATAACGTCAGCTTTTTTCATCAGGCCGACGACCTGCGCATATGCCTCGGGCGTTATGGGCGAGAACGGCGCCTCGCTCACGGCGGGGATGCCGAGCTGCAGGGCGGTATCGTAGTCGGAATCGAGCACGTTCAGGGCGCCCGTGGTCACGTTATATCCATGCGACCGGAGCAGGTACATGAGCTGAGTCCCCGTGCCTGCGCCGCAGACGAGGTGCACGGTGCGGCCGTTGGAGGGGCCGGCGGCTCCCGGCACGTCCAGCAATGTCACGTACAGGTAGCCGGTTACAGGGTGCTTTTTTACCATGACGTTCGCGCCGAACGCCCTGCGGATATTCTCCTGTATCAGCACATCTTCCGGGCTGCCCGTCGCCAGTATCCGGTTTTCCGACAGCAGAATGAGGCGGTCGCAGTAGCGGGCCGCCAGGTTGAGGTCGTGCAGGATGACGATGACGACGAGGCCGCGCTCGTCCTTCAGGCGCTTTACCAGGTCCAGGATCTCTATCTGGTGGTTGATGTCCAGGTGCGAGACGGGCTCGTCCAGAAGCAATATAGACGGCTCCTGGGCCAGCGCCCTGGCGATAATGACGCGCTGCCGTTCGCCTCCGCTTAATTCGGAGAAAGGCCTTTCCCGGAGGTGCCAGGTGTTGGTGAGCATCATGGACTCCAGGGCGATATCCATGTCTTTCCTGCCCTCGAGCTCGAACCGACCCATGTGCGGGTTCCGGCCCATGAGGACCACCTCCAGGCAGGTAAAGTCGAAGTCCATGTTCGTGTCCTGGGGCACGACGGCCATGTGCCTGGCCAGCTCTTTCGGCGTATAGCGCTCCAGCTCCTTCCCGCAGATGACGACCCTGCCGGAGGTCGGCTTTAGGATCTTACTGAGCGTCTTAAGCAGCGTGGACTTGCCCGAGCCGTTGGGGCCGATGATGCCTATACATTCGCCCTTATCGGCGCTAAACGTGATATCGTCGAGCACTTTTACGGTGCCATAGTTGAAAGAGAGGCTTGTGATATCCAGCATGCTATGCCACGCTCTTTTTCTTTCTCGATAGGAGGTATATGAAGAATGGCGCCCCGATGAGGGCGGTGATAATGCCGACCGGCACTTCGGTCGGCTGGATGATGATCCGCGAGAACGTGTCCGCAAGGGTGAGGAACATCGCCCCGGCCAGGACGGAGGACGGTATCAGTATACGG
Coding sequences:
- a CDS encoding heme ABC transporter ATP-binding protein; this encodes MLDITSLSFNYGTVKVLDDITFSADKGECIGIIGPNGSGKSTLLKTLSKILKPTSGRVVICGKELERYTPKELARHMAVVPQDTNMDFDFTCLEVVLMGRNPHMGRFELEGRKDMDIALESMMLTNTWHLRERPFSELSGGERQRVIIARALAQEPSILLLDEPVSHLDINHQIEILDLVKRLKDERGLVVIVILHDLNLAARYCDRLILLSENRILATGSPEDVLIQENIRRAFGANVMVKKHPVTGYLYVTLLDVPGAAGPSNGRTVHLVCGAGTGTQLMYLLRSHGYNVTTGALNVLDSDYDTALQLGIPAVSEAPFSPITPEAYAQVVGLMKKADVIVISDVPFGWGNLKNLEAALASGRPVIMVEKNDINDFTNGSATAMVQKIRDNGGLTVKNGEELIENLEKKLLC